One window of the Eucalyptus grandis isolate ANBG69807.140 chromosome 6, ASM1654582v1, whole genome shotgun sequence genome contains the following:
- the LOC104448530 gene encoding probable beta-1,3-galactosyltransferase 14: protein MPSSPKPHHHYGRPSPPSPRRSTMLIVSCCLLVGFSGFVLGFIAILGPGRGSRCSGAEPRLLRVSWSGEARDGGGGLLVRDGGKVLRRRKVKGFVGIQTGFGSVGRRRSVRRTWMPSDREKLQRLEEDTGLVFRFVIGRTNDRTKMMELKKEVAQYDDFLLLDVEEEYSKLPYKTLAFFKAAYALYDAEFYVKADDDIYLRPDRLSLLLTKERSHSQTYIGCMKKGPVFTDPKLKWYEPLAYLLGKEYFFHAYGPIYALSAEVVASLVALRNNSVRMFSNEDVTIGAWMLAMNVHHENNKELCQPECTSSSIAVWDIPKCSGLCSPEKKLLELHQKEICSDSPAVASDD from the exons atgcCGTCGTCTCCCAAGCCCCACCACCACTACGGCCGGCCCTCCCCGCCCTCGCCTCGCCGCTCCACCATGCTCATCGTCTCCTGCTGCCTCCTCGTCGGCTTCTCCGGCTTCGTCCTCGGGTTCATCGCCATCCTCGGGCCGGGCCGGGGCTCCCGGTGCTCCGGCGCCGAGCCTCGGTTGCTCCGCGTCTCGTGGAGCGGGGAAGCGAGGGACGGCGGTGGCGGTTTGTTGGTCAGGGATGGCGGGAAGGTTCTGAGGAGGCGCAAGGTGAAGGGGTTTGTGGGGATCCAGACCGGGTTCGGATCTGTCGGCCGCCGGAGATCTGTCCGGCGGACGTGGATGCCGTCGGATCGGGAGAAATTGCAACG CTTGGAGGAAGACACTGGATTAGTTTTTAGATTTGTCATTGGTAGGACTAATGATAGGACGAAGATGATggaattgaaaaaggaagtgGCACAGTATGATGACTTCTTACTGTTGGATGTAGAAGAGGAGTACAGCAAGCTCCCCTACAAAAC GTTAGCTTTCTTCAAAGCTGCCTATGCACTTTATGATGCTGAGTTCTACGTTAAAGCGGATGATGACATCTATCTCAGGCCAG ATCGGCTTTCCCTGCTCTTGACAAAGGAACGAAGTCATTCCCAAACTTATATTGGATGCATGAAAAAGGGCCCAGTTTTCACCGACCCGAAACTTAAATG GTATGAGCCATTAGCCTATTTGCTAGGGAAAGAATACTTCTTCCATGCTTATGGTCCAATCTATGCCCTTTCAGCAGAAGTAGTTGCAAGTTTGGTGGCTCTCAGAAACAACAG TGTCCGGATGTTCAGCAATGAGGACGTCACAATTGGTGCATGGATGCTTGCAATGAATGTCCACCATGAGAATAACAAAGAGCTATGTCAACCAGAGTGTACATCCTCATCCATAGCTGTGTGGGATATACCGAAGTGTTCAG GGTTATGTAGTCCAGAAAAGAAGTTACTTGAACTTCATCAAAAGGAGATCTGCTCGGACAGCCCTGCTGTGGCATCTGATGATTAG
- the LOC104448533 gene encoding ubiquitin-conjugating enzyme E2 36 has translation MANSNLPRRIIKETQRLLSEPAPGISASPSEDNMRYFNVMILGPTQSPYEGGVFKLELFLPEEYPMAAPKVRFLTKIYHPNIDKLGRICLDILKDKWSPALQIRTVLLSIQALLSAPNPDDPLSENIAKHWKTNEVEAVETAKEWTRLYASGA, from the exons ATGGCGAACAGCAACCTCCCTCGGCGAATCATCAAG GAAACGCAGCGGCTCCTAAGCGAACCAG CTCCCGGGATCAGTGCCTCGCCTTCGGAAGACAACATGCGATATTTCAATGTGATGATTCTTGGTCCTACTCAGTCACCTTACGAAG GAGGAGTTTTCAAGTTGGAGTTGTTTTTACCAGAAGAATACCCAATGGCAGCGCCCAAG GTTCGGTTTCTCACCAAGATATACCATCCTAATATCGATAAG CTTGGGAGAATTTGCCTTGACATTTTGAAAGACAAATGGAGCCCTGCACTTCAAATTCGGACGGTGCTTTTGAG TATCCAAGCTCTCTTGAGTGCTCCAAACCCTGATGATCCACTTTCAGAGAACATTGCCAAACACTGGAAGACAAATGAGGTTGAAGCTGTGGAAACAg CGAAGGAATGGACCAGATTGTATGCTAGTGGTGCATGA
- the LOC104451534 gene encoding TPR repeat-containing thioredoxin TTL1 → MSHPGKAELGFDALSDRFRESLSCELDKPDFRELDLGSPVSPLRTRQSGVATATTTTTSSSSSSSGSVSGRNAQNVLARRPDSGANQHHSGELSGSSDNSPTAGSGKAARNFYSGSARSDSASTHHTHYSGQSSVNSPPLNVLPTGNICPSGRILKTGMAVSRGSRSDVLGSGTGNYGHGSIMRGGGMGPAKGMGVAVGGGGGEAAVVTPRVVAGGGESGRRAMGGSDPEELKRAGNEQYRRGNFPEALMLYDRAIMLSPSNAAYRSNRAAALTGLGRLADAVRECEVAVKLDPKYWRAHQRLASLFIRLGQVENARRHMYIAGLQPDSNEQQKLQAVEKHLSRCADARRIREWKTVLRESDAAIAAGADFSSQLFMCRVEALLKLHQLEEAELRLNSIPKLEPLSDSCSRAKFFGMLSEAYLLFVRAQIEMALGRFDNAVSTAEKAGQIDAQNFEVSVLLKNVRLIARARARGNDLFKSERFTEACMAYGDGLRLDPANSVLYCNRAACWFKLGQWEQSLEDCNQALRIQPNYMKALLRRAASNSKLERWEDAVRDYEVLRRELPDDNEVAESLFHAQVALKKSLGEEVTNMKFGGEVEEVLGLEQFKAAISLPGVSVVHFKTASDSQCKQMSSFLDTLCSRYPSISFLKVDVEECPAIASAENVRIVPTFKIYKSGCRVKEIVCPSRDMLEHSVRHYSF, encoded by the exons ATGTCGCACCCCGGGAAGGCGGAGCTAGGGTTCGACGCCCTCTCGGATCGGTTCCGCGAGTCGCTGAGCTGCGAGCTCGACAAGCCTGATTTCCGCGAGCTCGATCTGGGCTCGCCCGTTTCGCCTCTGCGGACCCGGCAGAGCGGcgtcgccaccgccaccacgaCCACCACGAGCAGTAGCTCCAGCTCGTCCGGATCTGTTTCGGGGCGGAATGCTCAGAACGTGCTGGCCCGGAGGCCCGATTCGGGCGCGAACCAGCACCACTCCGGCGAGCTCTCCGGGTCCAGCGACAACAGCCCGACggccggatccggcaaggcgGCCCGGAATTTTTATTCGGGTTCGGCGAGATCCGACTCGGCCAGCACCCACCACACGCACTATTCGGGGCAGTCCTCGGTCAATTCGCCGCCTCTCAACGTCCTGCCCACGGGCAACATCTGCCCGTCGGGCAGGATCCTCAAGACGGGCATGGCGGTGAGCCGGGGCTCCAGGTCCGACGTGTTGGGGTCCGGCACGGGGAATTACGGGCACGGGAGCATAATGCGGGGCGGCGGCATGGGGCCCGCGAAGGGTATGGGCGTGGCTGTggggggaggagggggagaggCGGCTGTTGTGACCCCGAGAGTTGTCGCCGGCGGTGGAGAGTCCGGGAGGAGGGCAATGGGGGGATCGGATCCGGAGGAACTGAAGAGGGCAGGGAATGAGCAGTATAGGAGAGGGAATTTCCCGGAGGCTTTGATGTTGTATGATCGGGCCATCATGCTCTCGCCATCCAATGCGGCTTACCGGAGCAACCGGGCTGCGGCCCTGACAGGTCTCGGGCGGTTGGCTGATGCAGTGAGGGAGTGTGAGGTGGCTGTAAAATTGGATCCAAAGTATTGGAGAGCACACCAGCGATTGGCATCCCTGTTTATTAG ATTAGGGCAGGTTGAAAATGCTAGGAGACATATGTACATTGCAGGGTTGCAACCAGATTCAAATGAGCAGCAAAAGTTACAGGCCGTAGAAAAGCACCTCAGTAGATGTGCTGATGCGCGCAGGATTCGCGAGTGGAAAACAGTCCTAAGAGAAAGTGATGCTGCTATAGCTGCTGGAGCTGATTTTTCTAGTCAG CTCTTTATGTGTAGAGTGGAAGCACTTTTGAAGCTTCACCAACTCGAAGAAGCCGAATTGAGGTTAAATAGTATACCCAAATTAGAACCGCTCAGTGACTCATGCTCACGTGCTAAGTTCTTTGGGATGCTCTCTGAAGCCTATCTACTTTTCGTGCGAGCTCAAATTGAGATGGCGCTGGGAAG GTTTGACAATGCAGTCTCCACTGCTGAGAAAGCTGGGCAAATTGATGcccaaaattttgaagtttcagTGCTGCTGAAAAATGTCCGGTTGATCGCGAGAGCTCGGGCGCGTGGAAATGATCTCTTCAAATCCGAAAGGTTCACTGAAGCTTGCATGGCATATGGAGATGGGCTTAGGCTTGATCCTGCAAACTCTGTTTTGTACTGTAATAGAGCTGCTTGCTGGTTTAAACTTGGTCAGTGGGAGCAATCACTTGAGGACTGCAATCAAGCTCTACGAATACAACCCAACTATATGAAAGCTCTTCTCCGAAGGGCTGCCTCTAACAGCAAG CTAGAAAGGTGGGAAGATGCAGTGAGAGACTATGAGGTCCTCAGAAGGGAACTTCCAGATGACAATGAGGTTGCAGAATCTCTTTTCCATGCTCAAGTTGCATTGAAGAAATCTCTTGGAGAAGAGGTGACCAATATGAAGTTTGGCGGTGAAGTTGAAGAAGTATTGGGTCTTGAGCAGTTCAAGGCTGCCATATCCTTACCAG GAGTTTCTGTGGTGCACTTCAAAACGGCCTCGGATTCTCAATGCAAACAGATGTCATCATTTCTGGATACTCTTTGCAGCCGCTATCCAtccattagttttcttaag GTGGATGTTGAAGAATGTCCAGCAATTGCTAGCGCTGAGAATGTCCGGATTGTACCTACATTCAAGATCTACAAAAGCGGATGTCGAGTGAAAGAAATCGTGTGCCCAAGTCGTGACATGCTGGAACACTCGGTGAGGCATTATAGCTTTTAG
- the LOC104448532 gene encoding dol-P-Man:Man(6)GlcNAc(2)-PP-Dol alpha-1,2-mannosyltransferase, whose translation MALSTRQRRPQPSDPSASPPSPYSKSDKPARGSSAGQAGAEGAGDKGLMWLTPLFTLGLLRYMSATSNIIHDCDEVFNYWEPLHFLLYKSGFQTWEYSSQFALRSYLYLIFHEFVGRPASLLFGEEKVRVFYAVRFFLGLLSVIADAVLVVALSRKYGKRLASYALAMLCLTSGCFFASTSFLPSSFAMYAMSLSSGLLLLDKPAFAVGVAAAGVILGWPFSFLAFLPVTIYSLTRRFKQAFLTGAITSLVLLALSLYVDYCYYGRWVSSVLNLLLYNVLGGGESHLYGTEGLLFYLRNGFNNFNFCFVLALLFLAIFPIVRKKYAPELLVVVSPLYIWLGFMTWPPHKEERFLYPIYPLVCVAASAVIDSFPDLFRDKYNPRDDSLLVLVAKHIRPAVLGLILCASHARTFSLIHGYSAPVEIYKLLEHHEDAGMGSVLCVGSEWHRFPSSFFVPPFISEVRWIDDGFKGLLPIPFNSTLGGTAAAPPYFNNKNKASDQQYLQDLDACTFLVELQLNRPYPTRGSDMSTWEVIAALPYLDRELSPAKYRSFFIPYKWHEKNVFGMYKILKRIRN comes from the exons ATGGCTCTCTCGACGCGGCAGCGGCGCCCGCAGCCCTCCGAtccctcggcctcgccgccgtCCCCTTACTCCAAATCGGACAAGCCGGCGAGGGGATCGTCGGCCGGCCAAGCGGGGGCGGAGGGCGCCGGCGACAAGGGCCTGATGTGGCTCACGCCGCTGTTCACCCTAGGCCTCCTCCGCTACATGAGCGCCACCTCCAACATCATCCACGACTGCGACGAGGTGTTCAACTACTGGGAGCCCCTCCACTTTCTCCTCTACAAGTCCGGCTTCCAGACTTGGGAGTACAG TTCTCAATTCGCACTCCGGTCATATTTGTACTTAATCTTCCACGAATTTGTTGGCCGACCAGCATCGCTGTTGTTTGGTGAAGAAAAA GTTAGAGTCTTCTATGCTGTGCggttctttcttggacttctttCTGTCATTGCCGATGCAGTTTTGGTGGTAGCTCTGTCCAGAAAATATGGGAAGCGCCTTGCATCTTATGCTCTTGCAATGCTCTGCTTAACCAGTGGTTGTTTCTTTGCAAGCACAA GTTTCTTGCCAAGTTCATTTGCCATGTATGCCATGTCCCTCTCCTCTGGGCTACTTCTTCTCGACAAGCCTGCTTTTGCTGTTGGAGTTGCTGCTGCAGGGGTGATTCTTGGCTGGCCATTCTCATTCTTGGCCTTTTTGCCAGTGACAATCTACTCTTTGACCAGAAGATTCAAACAGGCATTTCTTACTGGAGCAATCACTTCTTTGGTTCTCCTC GCACTCTCGCTGTACGTTGATTACTGCTACTACGGCAGATGGGTGTCTTCTGTGTTGAATCTGTTGCTGTATAATGTCCTGGGAGGTGGTGAGAGTCATTTATATGGAACTGAAGGGCTTCTATTCTATCTGAGGAAtggattcaacaatttcaacttttgctttGTTCTTGCATTACTTTTCCTCGCAATCTTTCCTATTGTGAGGAAAAAATATGCTCCAGAGCTGCTGGTTGTTGTCTCACCTTTATATATTTGGCTTGGGTTCATGACTTGGCCGCCCCACAAGGAAGAAAG ATTTCTCTAccctatatacccacttgtcTGTGTTGCTGCATCTGCTGTTATTGATAGCTTTCCTGATCTTTTCCGAGACAAGTACAATCCACGTGATGATTCTCTTCTGGTTTTG GTTGCTAAACACATCAGGCCTGCTGTTCTTGGCCTCATATTATGTGCCTCCCATGCTAGAACATTCTCCTTGATTCATGGTTACTCTGCTCCTGTAGAAATCTACAAGCTCCTGGAACACCACGAAGATGCAGGGATGG GCTCTGTGTTGTGTGTTGGTAGTGAATGGCACCGcttcccatcttcttttttcGTCCCTCCTTTCATCAGTGAGGTGAGGTGGATTGATGATGGGTTTAAGGGTCTGCTACCAATCCCATTCAATTCAACCCTTGGGGGGACTGCAGCCGCACCTCCCTACTTCAACAATAAAAACAAGGCGTCCGATCAGCAATAT CTCCAGGATCTTGATGCTTGCACTTTCCTCGTGGAGTTGCAGCTTAACCGACCTTACCCTACACGTGGGAGTGATATGTCCACATGGGAG GTCATAGCCGCATTGCCTTATCTAGACAGAGAGCTCTCACCTGCCAAGTACAGGTCCTTTTTCATCCCTTACAAGTGGCATGAGAAGAATGTCTTTGGCATGTACAAGATTCTTAAAAGAATAAGGAATTGA